One segment of Marinitoga hydrogenitolerans DSM 16785 DNA contains the following:
- a CDS encoding methyl-accepting chemotaxis protein translates to MKINSKILTLVLFLLILSLTIFFFISLTQSQKSLQESFVSKLIVARDSKKAFLEKTLLEVENDLIYFTEMPVIIETLNGFYGEEEFSKSLNGFDKYIKDLQIVYYENNPYNNKEKLDNFFYDDNFDQNKISPDILDEIYQYNSIHEKINPLLRKLIYTKNVYYNIFYITPDGYILYSTKKNKEFGTNIETGEYKNTSLGDLYKLLKNSNDNNVHFSDIKNYKASDEEHGFFAGKKVMYDDENIGYLIFQILNESFEYILQDKRGMGETGITYIVGKDKIMRSNLKGEETILKQKVETKYVEKALKGEEGWEIGKNYKGEEVLAAYAPFKYKEIEWAFISEISTKEAFKASEKIKTILIITSIIILIISIVISLIFAKKISKPLIELSKKVDKFATGDFTVEFESKGKDETAIIAKSLQNMSKKLRETIKWLLEAGQKIEESSETLTKVSEKTKEANGEALRKAKKIEENAENAAATTEELTSGVNEVSIAAQNVSSNAVEIAQEVNETTQLTEEGEKSITEITKIIEQAVEKSKETEETVEILSEKAANIGEIVETITNITEQTNLLALNAAIEAARAGEAGKGFAVVADEIRKLAEESKKATEQIAQILTEIKEGAQNANKATEETAGVINKVEKNAEEIKEKFQKILERVENINQRIEGLTANAEEQSASTEEMAAASDKTAQMILEISNEITEITKDVEEESKEIENVNKKAEELEKLVDQLNEKLNQFKV, encoded by the coding sequence ATGAAAATCAATTCGAAAATTTTAACATTGGTTTTATTTTTACTGATTCTTTCACTTACAATATTCTTCTTTATAAGTTTAACACAATCACAAAAGTCACTTCAAGAAAGTTTTGTAAGTAAACTAATTGTGGCAAGAGACTCGAAAAAAGCATTTTTGGAAAAAACATTATTAGAGGTTGAAAACGATTTAATATATTTTACTGAAATGCCTGTAATAATAGAAACTTTGAATGGATTTTATGGCGAAGAAGAATTTTCAAAGAGTCTAAATGGATTTGATAAATATATAAAAGATTTACAAATTGTATATTATGAAAATAATCCATATAATAATAAAGAAAAACTAGATAATTTCTTTTATGACGATAATTTCGATCAAAATAAGATTTCACCTGATATTTTAGATGAAATATATCAATATAATTCCATACATGAAAAAATAAATCCATTATTAAGAAAATTAATTTATACAAAAAATGTGTATTATAATATTTTTTATATTACTCCTGATGGATATATATTATATTCGACTAAAAAGAATAAAGAATTTGGAACAAATATAGAAACAGGAGAATATAAAAATACTAGTCTAGGGGATTTATATAAATTATTAAAAAATAGTAATGATAATAATGTACATTTTTCAGATATCAAAAATTATAAAGCTAGTGATGAAGAACACGGCTTTTTTGCCGGAAAAAAAGTAATGTATGATGATGAAAACATAGGTTACTTAATATTTCAAATATTAAATGAAAGTTTTGAATATATTCTCCAAGACAAAAGAGGGATGGGAGAAACAGGGATAACATATATAGTAGGAAAAGACAAAATAATGAGAAGTAATCTAAAAGGGGAAGAAACGATATTAAAACAAAAAGTAGAAACGAAATATGTAGAAAAGGCATTAAAAGGAGAAGAAGGATGGGAAATAGGAAAGAATTACAAAGGAGAAGAAGTATTAGCAGCATACGCACCATTTAAATATAAAGAAATAGAATGGGCATTCATATCAGAAATATCGACAAAAGAAGCATTCAAAGCATCAGAAAAGATAAAAACGATATTAATAATAACATCGATAATAATATTAATAATATCAATAGTAATATCATTAATATTTGCCAAAAAGATATCAAAACCATTAATAGAATTGAGTAAAAAAGTAGACAAATTTGCAACAGGGGACTTCACAGTAGAATTTGAATCAAAAGGAAAAGACGAAACGGCAATAATAGCGAAATCATTGCAAAACATGTCAAAAAAATTAAGAGAAACAATAAAATGGTTACTAGAAGCGGGACAAAAGATAGAAGAATCATCAGAAACATTAACAAAAGTATCAGAAAAGACAAAAGAAGCAAATGGAGAAGCATTAAGAAAAGCGAAAAAAATAGAAGAAAACGCAGAAAATGCAGCAGCAACAACAGAAGAACTAACATCAGGAGTAAATGAAGTATCAATAGCAGCGCAAAACGTATCAAGCAATGCAGTAGAAATAGCGCAAGAAGTAAACGAAACGACACAACTAACAGAAGAAGGAGAAAAATCAATAACAGAAATAACAAAAATAATAGAACAGGCAGTAGAAAAATCAAAAGAAACAGAAGAAACAGTAGAAATATTATCAGAAAAAGCTGCAAACATAGGAGAAATAGTAGAAACAATAACAAACATAACAGAACAAACAAACCTATTAGCGTTAAACGCAGCAATAGAAGCAGCGAGGGCAGGGGAAGCAGGAAAAGGATTTGCAGTAGTAGCAGATGAAATAAGGAAATTAGCAGAAGAAAGTAAAAAAGCGACAGAACAAATAGCGCAAATATTGACAGAAATCAAAGAAGGAGCGCAAAACGCAAACAAAGCGACAGAAGAAACAGCAGGAGTAATAAACAAAGTAGAAAAAAATGCAGAAGAAATAAAAGAAAAATTCCAAAAGATATTAGAAAGAGTAGAAAACATAAACCAGAGGATAGAAGGGTTAACAGCAAACGCAGAAGAGCAAAGCGCATCAACAGAAGAAATGGCAGCGGCAAGTGACAAAACAGCACAAATGATATTAGAGATATCAAATGAAATAACAGAGATAACAAAAGACGTGGAAGAAGAAAGTAAAGAAATAGAAAACGTAAACAAAAAAGCAGAAGAACTAGAAAAACTGGTAGATCAATTAAATGAAAAATTAAATCAATTTAAAGTATAA